A segment of the Sphingobacterium oryzagri genome:
ACTCGGCTTTATCTGATAGTTGAAGATAGGTCGCTGGAATATCAGAAGAAATATCACCTTCTATCGCTTTTTTGATGATTTCTGCTTTTTTCTCATTCCAAGCCATCAAGATGATTTCCTTGGCTTTGAAAATCGTACCTACGCCCATGGTGATCGCTTTTGTTGGTACGTTTTCTTTCCCACCAAAATCGCGCGAAGCATCCCGACGGGTAAGATCATCTAAAATGACTAAACGCGTTCCGGAATTTGGCGCTGATCCTGGTTCGTTGAAACCGATGTGGCCCGTACGGCCGATCCCTAAAATTTGAACGTCTAACCCGCCAAGATCAGAGATTTTGTGTTCATATGCTTCACAAAATGCTTGAATACCGTCTTCTGGCAGTGTGCCATCGGGAATATTGATGTTTTCTTTTGGAATGTCTATGTGATCGAACAAATTTTTGTTCATAAATGTCACATAGCTCTGGTCCGCATCAGGTTTCATTGGATAATACTCATCCAAATTGAATGTGACCACATTTTTAAAGCTGAGGCCGTCTTCTTTGTGTAGACGCACCAACTCTTTGTAGACTTGCACCGGCGTCGCGCCAGTCGCCAAGCCTAATACCGTTGTTTCACCCTTCGCTTGTTTTTCTTTGATGATGGTAGCTATACGATTCGCAACATCCACAGAGGCTTTGTTCTGACTCGGGTACACCTTTACCGGGACGCGTTCAAAACGTGTTTCCTCTAATAAATTTAATCTTGCCATTAATAAGGAGAATTATATTGTTAACAACCTGAATAACAAATTTAAAAAATAAAACCATTCAATATCCAAAAAAACATGCGAAATCCTGCAAAAAGATGCAGAAAAGCGATTGCAATCGTTTGTTTCTACAACGTATGGAGCAAGTCGATCGCCCGAGAAAGGGTATCTTGATCCTTGGCAAAACACAACCTTAAAAGCTGCTGTTCAACAGGTTTGCTGTAAAATGCGGATACGGGAATGCTTGCCAATTTATTTTCACGGGTCAATTGCTCGGCAAACGCCAATTCGTTTAAATCGCTTATGCGCGAATAGTCGACCAACAGAAAATACGTCCCCTCGCTTGTTAATGTTTGCAACCGGGAGCCGCGTAGCCCATCCAGCAGATAGTCGCGCTTCTCTTGAAAAAACTGCGGAAGGTATAGGTAATGCTCTTCATTTTTCAAGTAATCTGCTATAGCAAGCTGTATCGGCGTGTTTACGCTAAAGACATTAAATTGATGCACTTTTTGAAATTCCTTCATCAGTTCGGCTGGTGCAATGACGTAACCCATTTTCCAGCCTGTCGTGTGTAGCAGCTTTCCGAAAGAAGCGACGACAAAGCTACGGGACTTCAGTAGCGGATACGCCAAGGCCGATTGGTGCGCCAACCCATCGAAAACAAGATGTTCATACACTTCATCGCTCAATACAAAAGCATTACTTTCGGCCAGTATGCTTTGTAGCGCTTCCATATCCTGCACAGAAAGTGCTTTTGCTGACGGATTATTAGGATTGTTTAAGATCAACAGCTTCGTTCGCGGGGTAAGCGCGGCTCGAACATCGTCCCAATTAATGGCAAATGTGGGCGCCGTCAATTGGATTGGTACTACGTTACCGCCGAAAACTTCCACACTTGGTCGATAAGCATCGTATGCCGGTTCGAAAACAATCACCTCGTCGCCCGGCCTGATCAATGTGGCTATGGTGGTAAAGAGCGCCTGTGTGCCGCCTGCGGTAATCGTAATTTCCGTTTCGGGATGAATAGAAACATCGTAAAGTTTGGCAACTTTTTTTGCTATTTGCTCACGCAGTGCAAGCATACCGGCCATCGGCGCATATTGGTTATAGCCTTTGCGCATGTATTTATCGACCAATGCGATCAATTCCGCTGATGCCGGATAGTTGGGAAAACCTTGCGACAAATTTAGTGCTTGATGCTTTTCTGCTAAGGCAGACATCTGTGAAAAAATGCTAACCGCGGTGATGGGCAGCTTTGATTTAAAATCGGGGCTTTGAAAGGCTTTTGTCATTTTCCAGAAAGAATTACCCTACTAAAGTAATAGATTATTTATATTTGAATCAAAATTTAATGCATAAAATAACATCTGTGATGAAAAAAATAATATTGTCCTTTCTTTTTGCCCTTCCATTCTTCCTCTTTGCTCAAACAAAAGAGGCATTAATCGCTCAAGTGAAGGAAAATCCAAAGAGCACCGAAAGCCTTAAAACAATACAAAAGGTTGGTGGCTACTATCCCGATTACAAAGAACTTCGCGCGCTGTACAATGGTTTAGACAAATCGGTTCGGAAGTCTAAAGACGGGAAGGCGTTTGATTATTATTTAAAACGGTTGGAAAGCACATCGGTTGGCAAGAAAGCACCAGGCATTACGCAGTTGACACCGGAAGGCGAACCGTTTTCGCTGACGGACTTGCGTGGAAAATATGTATTGATCGATTTTTGGGCAGCATGGTGTCCTGATTGCCGCAAAGAAAATCCGAATTTGGTAAAAACGTATGCGGAATTTAAAGACAAAAATTTTGAGATTCTGGGTGTTTCATTTGATCGGAAACTGGAAGATTGGGTGAATGCAATAAAGAACGACAACCTGACCTGGAAGCATATTTCAGATTTGCAGTCTTGGCAGAATGCCGCGGGCACGTTATACGGTGTGCGTTCCATCCCACAAAATATCTTGGTTGACCCAGAAGGTATTATTGTAGCACGGAATCTGCATGGCGAAGATCTTAATGCCAAACTTCGCGAACTGCTTAAATAGCAGCGCCTGTTAAGTTGTTGATTGGCACCGCTGGTTTGAGCTTGAAGCTTAAACCAGCGGATAGTAAACTATCCAAACAAGGCGCGAAACAAATCTTCCAGCGTGGCCATCGGCCGGATAGCGATGTCAAACTTTTTGGCGTCTAAGCCTTTGGTATTGTATTTAGAAATAAAGATACCGTCAAATCCAAGCTTTTCTGCTTCTGCAATACGTTGTTCGATTCGGTTTACAGCGCGTATTTCGCCTGAAAGGCCAACTTCACCTGCAAAGGTCACTTGCGAAGAGATGGGAATATCCTGTTGCGAGGAGATCAATGCTGCAATCACCGCCAAGTCTATCGCCGGATCTTCCACCCGCAGGCCACCGGCAATATTCAAAAATACATCCTGCGCGCTCAATCGAAAGCCGAAGCGCTTTTCCAGAACGGCGAGCAACATATTCAACCGTTTGGTATCAAAGCCGGTTGATGTCCGCTGCGGCGTACCAAAAGCCGAATTGCTGACTAGCGCTTGCACCTCAATCATAATCGGCCGCGCGCCTTCCAGCATGGCCGCAATGGCGACTCCACTCACGGGCTCTTCACGTTGTGATAACATAATCTCGGACGGATTCGACACCTCGCGCAAACCGGACCCCTGCATTTCGTAAATACCAAGCTCTGAAGATGAACCAAATCGATTTTTTACAGCTCGCAAAATCCGGTATACGTGATGACGATCGCCTTCAAATTGTAAAACCGTATCGACCATATGTTCTAAAACTTTCGGTCCGGCAATAGATCCATCCTTGGTGATGTGCCCGACAATAAACACCGGCGTACTGGTTTCTTTCGCAAAACGCAATAACTCCGCTGTACATTCCCGCACTTGGGAGACAGAGCCGGGAGCGGATTCGATTTGTGCAGAGTGCAGCGTCTGGATGGAGTCGATCACGACAATATCCGGCTGCACCACTTCCATTTGTTTAAAAATATTTTGCGTAGATGTCTCCGTTAAGATATAACAATTGGCTTTCGAGTTTTGCACCAATCGCTCGGCGCGCATTTTGATCTGCTGTTCACTTTCCTCGCCTGATATATAAAGCGTTTTTACCTGCGGTATACCCAAAGCGAGTTGCAACATCAACGTTGATTTGCCAATACCGGGTTCGCCGCCAATAAGCACCAACGAGCCCGGCACAATACCGCCGCCCAACACCCGATTAAATTCCCGATCGGGCGTAGCCAAACGTTGTTCGTCCTGATACACAATCTCGTTGATCACTGCCGCCTTATTCGCTCGTCTTGTCGCCGTTGGCGCCGAAGTACTTCGCCACTCCGGCACTTTAGAACTCGTTTTTTCCACAACCTCCTCTACAAAGGTGTTCCACTGTTTGCATGAAGGACATTGTCCCAACCATTTTGCAGACTCATAGCCACAATGTTGACAGAAGTATGTTGATTTTGCCTTAGCCATGTTACGAAAATAGCAAAATCGACGGATAATATTTTTCGAAATATTGCTGTTCGTTGTAACATCTTCTGCTTAATTTCGACATATATCCCGTATGAACAAAAATCTCGAAATAGAATTTGTCAACCTGCTGGAGGAAAATCAAAACATCCTCCATAAGATCTGTCGGCTTTACGCCGAAGATCTAGAGGCGCATAAAGATTTATTTCAAGAAATGGTCATCCAGCTCTGGCATTCCTTTCCAACGTTTAAAGGCGATTCCAAGTTTTCAACATGGGCCTATCGCGTGGCGTTGAATACCGCCATTTCTTTATATCGCACAAAAAAGAGGCGCATCAGCACGGTCGAACTTGATCATTCTTTACAGAACATTCATTACGAGGAATACAACGATATGCAAGAAGAGCAGTTGCGCTTTCTCTATCGTGCCGTTAGGCAGCTCAACGACATCGAAAAAGCGCTGGTATATATGTATCTGGAAGACAAGGATTACCAGGAAATCGCAGAAACATTGGGCATCAGCGAAGTGAATGCACGAGTCAAGATGAACCGCATCAAAACTAAATTAAAAGACATGTTAAATCAGCAAGGAGGTATATAATGGACGGATTGGATTTACTGAAAAAGCATTGGGACAACGATAATTTCCCGAAAATAGATAAAGAGGAAATCAAAAGGATGCGCTATAAAAGCTCTTCTTCTATCGTCAAATGGATCTTCATTATCAGCGTCATTGAGCTGGCGGTGGGCCTTTTGCTCAGTTTTTGCTTTATCACCACGGAACCCGATGAACACGCGTTACTTTACGACGTAGTATATAATATCTACAATGTCATATTTTACTTAGTGATCGGCTACTTTATTTATAAGTTTTTTTCCAGCTATCGAAATATACGCAATACGACCAGCACCAAGGTTTTGCTAAAAACAATCCTGGATACGCGAAAACATGTAAACAACTATATTCAGTTTAACATCTATTGTATCACATTTGCTTTTGTTTTGGTATCTATTGAGAAAATAGTTGTTACCCTGACCAACCAGCTTGCGCCAAAAGCGTACTATATTGTTGCTTCTTTTATCGTCATTGTCTTACTCTTTTACGCGCTATTCCTTTACATTGTCCGGCTATACTATAAATTTTTATATCGCAGACTCGTAAGCAAGCTAGACAACAATTATGAAGAACTGCTAAAGATAGACGAGCCGGCTTAATTTTCGTTTTCTTTCAATATGCGTAAAAAGTTCAACCCCATAATTTTGGCGACATCTTGCTTGCTGTAGCCACGTTTCAAAAGCGCATCGGTTAGGTTTGGAAATTTGGAAACATCTTCTAGTCCTTGCGGAGATGATTCGATACCGTCAAAATCAGATCCCACCGCAACGTGATCTATACCCACCTTTTTAACCAGGTAGTCAATATGATCTAGCAAAAGTGCTAATGGTGCATCTGCTTTTCGTTGCAAAGCTTTTGGTAGCTGCTCATATTGCCTTGTAGCTGATAAGCTGTAGTTTCCTTTATCACCAAAATGTTGTTTGTACAATTTCTTCGCGCGCTGGGCAAACGCAGGATCTAGAAATCCGGAGTAAAAGTTAACGCCTACAACGCCGCCATTTTTTCGTAAAGCCAGCAGTTGCGCATCTTTGAGGTTGCGGTAATGCGGCATTAAGGTATAGGCATTGCTGTGCGATACCAACACCGGCTTTGTGCTCGTAGCCAACACATCGTAAAAAGTTCGCTCGCCTACGTGCGACAAGTCAACCATCATGCCCAAGCTATTCATCTTCTTAATGACGGACTTTCCAAATACAGAAAGACCTTTTCCTTCATCGCCTTTGGTTTTGGATTCCACAGCCGCTGCCGTCGCCCAAGGCAGGTTGTAATTCCAGGTTAGGGTAAGATAACGCGCGCCCCGATCGTAGAGTGATTCCAAATTTTCCAGCGAATTTTCAATCATATTGCCCCCTTCCACGCCAATCAATGCAACCATTTTGCCTGCTTTCAATAAGCGATCCACATCAGCGCTGCTTTTTGCCAAGGCAATAGTTTCGGCATTGGCTTTCAACATTTTTTCCAGCGCATCGATCTGTGCGTTGGCGTGTTTGAAAGCTTGTCCCTTTCCAAATTTCTTATCGTCAGACCATACAGCGAAAACCTGCACATCTACGCCGCCTTTTTTCAATCGTGGGATATCTGTATGCCCGACGGAGAGCTGTTTACTCAAATCCCGTCCTTTTAACAACGATTCATAAATCACATCATTATGTCCATCAACCACGATCAGACTTTGGTGAAAAGACGAATTATTTTGTGCACAAAGATTGCCGCTCCAGCCGAGCAACAGACCACACAGCAGCCCATAGTTTCGCATGTATTTATCGTTTTTCTTGAATACTTTCATAAATAGCGTCTTGTATTCGGCTTCGGATATTTAAATCCAGTAACGTATTGCTTACCTGTGGGTGCACCCGATTGGAAAGAAAAATATAGATTAATTGATTTTTCGGATCTATCCAAATACAGGTGCCTGTATAACCCGTATGCCCGTAAACCGATGGATTAGCCAATGTGGATGGATATCCTTTCTTCACATCGGGATCATAACGATCAAATCCCAATCCGCGACGGCTTGTTTTCGATTGTTTTGACGTAAATAAATCAACTGTTTCCGGTTTAAAATATCGCTCGCCACCATACGTCCCTCGATTCAGCAGCAGCTGACCGTATATTGCTAAATCATTGGCCGAAGAAAAAAGACCAGCATGTCCGGCAACGCCAGCGGCCATTGC
Coding sequences within it:
- a CDS encoding methionine aminotransferase encodes the protein MTKAFQSPDFKSKLPITAVSIFSQMSALAEKHQALNLSQGFPNYPASAELIALVDKYMRKGYNQYAPMAGMLALREQIAKKVAKLYDVSIHPETEITITAGGTQALFTTIATLIRPGDEVIVFEPAYDAYRPSVEVFGGNVVPIQLTAPTFAINWDDVRAALTPRTKLLILNNPNNPSAKALSVQDMEALQSILAESNAFVLSDEVYEHLVFDGLAHQSALAYPLLKSRSFVVASFGKLLHTTGWKMGYVIAPAELMKEFQKVHQFNVFSVNTPIQLAIADYLKNEEHYLYLPQFFQEKRDYLLDGLRGSRLQTLTSEGTYFLLVDYSRISDLNELAFAEQLTRENKLASIPVSAFYSKPVEQQLLRLCFAKDQDTLSRAIDLLHTL
- a CDS encoding peroxiredoxin family protein, which produces MKKIILSFLFALPFFLFAQTKEALIAQVKENPKSTESLKTIQKVGGYYPDYKELRALYNGLDKSVRKSKDGKAFDYYLKRLESTSVGKKAPGITQLTPEGEPFSLTDLRGKYVLIDFWAAWCPDCRKENPNLVKTYAEFKDKNFEILGVSFDRKLEDWVNAIKNDNLTWKHISDLQSWQNAAGTLYGVRSIPQNILVDPEGIIVARNLHGEDLNAKLRELLK
- the radA gene encoding DNA repair protein RadA; translation: MAKAKSTYFCQHCGYESAKWLGQCPSCKQWNTFVEEVVEKTSSKVPEWRSTSAPTATRRANKAAVINEIVYQDEQRLATPDREFNRVLGGGIVPGSLVLIGGEPGIGKSTLMLQLALGIPQVKTLYISGEESEQQIKMRAERLVQNSKANCYILTETSTQNIFKQMEVVQPDIVVIDSIQTLHSAQIESAPGSVSQVRECTAELLRFAKETSTPVFIVGHITKDGSIAGPKVLEHMVDTVLQFEGDRHHVYRILRAVKNRFGSSSELGIYEMQGSGLREVSNPSEIMLSQREEPVSGVAIAAMLEGARPIMIEVQALVSNSAFGTPQRTSTGFDTKRLNMLLAVLEKRFGFRLSAQDVFLNIAGGLRVEDPAIDLAVIAALISSQQDIPISSQVTFAGEVGLSGEIRAVNRIEQRIAEAEKLGFDGIFISKYNTKGLDAKKFDIAIRPMATLEDLFRALFG
- a CDS encoding RNA polymerase sigma factor, which codes for MNKNLEIEFVNLLEENQNILHKICRLYAEDLEAHKDLFQEMVIQLWHSFPTFKGDSKFSTWAYRVALNTAISLYRTKKRRISTVELDHSLQNIHYEEYNDMQEEQLRFLYRAVRQLNDIEKALVYMYLEDKDYQEIAETLGISEVNARVKMNRIKTKLKDMLNQQGGI
- a CDS encoding dipeptidase, whose protein sequence is MKVFKKNDKYMRNYGLLCGLLLGWSGNLCAQNNSSFHQSLIVVDGHNDVIYESLLKGRDLSKQLSVGHTDIPRLKKGGVDVQVFAVWSDDKKFGKGQAFKHANAQIDALEKMLKANAETIALAKSSADVDRLLKAGKMVALIGVEGGNMIENSLENLESLYDRGARYLTLTWNYNLPWATAAAVESKTKGDEGKGLSVFGKSVIKKMNSLGMMVDLSHVGERTFYDVLATSTKPVLVSHSNAYTLMPHYRNLKDAQLLALRKNGGVVGVNFYSGFLDPAFAQRAKKLYKQHFGDKGNYSLSATRQYEQLPKALQRKADAPLALLLDHIDYLVKKVGIDHVAVGSDFDGIESSPQGLEDVSKFPNLTDALLKRGYSKQDVAKIMGLNFLRILKENEN